CGGTCAGCAGCATAATTAAGCTATTTGAAGTAATCTCTGTCTCTAGCCacatcctttttttttactgTTCTTGACCCCTATATATTTCATATTCCAGTAGTAGAATCTGGGAGATAGCACTCCCTGTAGAATCATCACACCAAGCACTTTGACCACAAGTCGATGAGGGTGCCGGTAACGAAATGGTTTGAGAGTTGTCAAACACGTAAAGGCGgtctttcatcatccaccaatACAGTATAGTAATCTGATGATTAACGCTCTTACCAGCCAAATGATGCTATTTATGCGTTACATGCTAATATTGGCCAGCTTTAGTTATGGGTATTTAAATATCTATTAACTGATTGGTTGAttgcttctttcttctcactTTACATACTTCCCCAACCACCAACAGGCTCCTGCTTATCGAGGGAAGCCCATAGCAGCACCTGAGGCACCAGTGGCACGGGTATCGCCGGCTCCTCGGGAAGGGTTCAAGTTGAGCTTGTAGCTATGTCTGAAGTCACTCTTGTGCATCTTGCCATTTTGAAGTATAATCATGATGGCAGCCCTGGAAGCCTCCAAGTCAGCTATATTGCCCAGATACATAGTGGATGCGATTAACTCACTCAACAGACTTGTCCTTCACGTTCTTCTCGTCACCGAAGAAAACGTTCTCGATTTCTTGTTTAGAGATCTCCCCAAGGGAGCCAGTGTGTCCAGAAGTAGCAGACTTGTACTATAGACACCACATAAGTCAGTCACAGTTTTAAAAACTCCTTCGTAGCCTCATCAAGTCATGTGACCTGTGAAGCAACAGTATTAGAAAAGATACTCACAATCGAGAATTGACCAATAAATCGGGAAAGAGCGATGTCCTTGGCACCATCCTTCCATCGCTCGTACTACGACAAGGTCGTCAGCATGAGAACATCAGCGGATGGAGTGTCATCCATAGTGACAatgtggagaagaaacgaGACTCACGTCGGCAACATCGTCAACGAAGACCATGTATTCATCGGCATACTCGCTTGAGAAAGGGACACAAGCCGTCAACCATCGTGGAACCTGATGGAATGAGTGCTAAAGGGAACTTACTTGGGCTTGTaaacaacagcaacagcaacgcTAGACATTGTGAGGGATGTG
The Cryptococcus neoformans var. neoformans B-3501A chromosome 13, whole genome shotgun sequence DNA segment above includes these coding regions:
- a CDS encoding hypothetical protein (Match to ESTs gb|CF193485.1|CF193485, gb|CF192953.1|CF192953, gb|CF192453.1|CF192453), with the translated sequence MSSVAVAVVYKPNEYADEYMVFVDDVADYERWKDGAKDIALSRFIGQFSIYKSATSGHTGSLGEISKQEIENVFFGDEKNVKDKSVEAAIMIILQNGKMHKSDFRHSYKLNLNPSRGAGDTRATGASGAAMGFPR